One genomic region from Henningerozyma blattae CBS 6284 chromosome 2, complete genome encodes:
- the TBLA0B05420 gene encoding uncharacterized protein, with protein MSDLNPQTIYDIPQQLNKELLFDNFSITNSIPSATSTLSYINHSTNQINDKNNQTTVSNSDNDTINDSDDTDDEYDIDDKDINDVLSYKEFKQLNSVGSNLDINFAKIITINLCKDSLITIPNKIVDEFSLANNQMFKLSDQNTILKPIVIELPVAKKHNYTLKSFLFRDSSIVLLIIDETIQTKLINNYIKEIDHYSHGDSNIIILNLSKKNYVILPIIPQNTTIYWSLIHQKLRMIIKYWI; from the coding sequence ATGAGTGATCTTAACCCTCAAACAATATATGATATTCCTCAACAacttaataaagaattattatttgataatttttctattactAATTCCATACCTTCAGCAACTTCCACTTTAAGTTATATAAATCATTCTACTaatcaaattaatgataaaaataatcaaactACAGTTTCAAATTCGGATAATGACACTATTAATGATAGTGACGATACGGACGATGAATATGATATAGATGATAAGGATATAAATGATGTTTTGAGTTACaaagaatttaaacaaCTAAATTCAGTTGGTTCGAATttagatattaattttgcCAAGATCATTACCATAAATTTATGCAAAGATAGTTTAATTACTATTCctaataaaattgttgaTGAATTTTCTTTGGCAAATAACCAAATGTTTAAATTATCTGATCAAAATACTATTTTAAAACCAATTGTAATTGAATTACCTGTAGCGAAAAAACATAATTATACTTTAAAGTCATTTCTATTTAGAGATTCTTCTATCGTCTTATTAATTATCGATGAAACTATCCAAACGAAATTAatcaacaattatattaaagaaattgatcATTATTCTCATGGTGATTCCAATATAATCATACTAAATttatccaaaaaaaattacgtGATACTTCCAATTATTCCACAAAATACAACAATCTATTGGTcattaattcatcaaaaattaaggatgataataaagtattggatataa